In the Lepidochelys kempii isolate rLepKem1 chromosome 3, rLepKem1.hap2, whole genome shotgun sequence genome, one interval contains:
- the LOC140908880 gene encoding thiosulfate sulfurtransferase/rhodanese-like domain-containing protein 3 isoform X2, which translates to MWGCRGLRCAARVLLGVPRAAGGWSSSGPRPLQPGLRTVNVIFRNLDTAADCSLSYKELKGLLKSQMTLIDVREKWETGQFGKIPGSINIPLGEVMEALQMNPKDFKERYNQDMPAKTDHLVFSCMAGVRSKKALDIAMSLGFSRVQHYAGGLEEWAKYEPPETKQ; encoded by the exons ATGTGGGGCTGCCGCGGGCTGAGGTGCGCCGCCCGGGTTCTGCTTGGTGTCCCGCGGGCGGccgggggctggagcagcagcggcCCCCGCCCGCTGCAGCCCG GTCTGAGAACTGTTAATGTGATCTTTCGTAATCTTGACACTGCTGCTGATTGTAGTCTTTCCTATAAAGAACTCAAAGGCTTGCTAAAATCCCAAATGACTCTTATTGATGTTCGAGAGAAGTGGGAAACTGGACAGTTTGGAAAAATTCCTGGCTCCATCAACATACCAT TAGGTGAGGTTATGGAAGCTCTACAGATGAACCCAAAAGACTTTAAAGAACGGTACAATCAAGATATGCCTGCTAAAACTGACCATCTAGTCTTTTCATGCATGGCAGGAGTGCGAAGCAAGAAGGCATTGGATATTGCTATGTCTTTGGGCTTCAGCAG AGTTCAGCACTATGCTGGTGGTTTGGAGGAGTGGGCAAAATATGAACCACCAGAGACAAAACAATGA
- the CCNC gene encoding cyclin-C isoform X1 has product MAGNFWQSSHYLQWILDKQDLLKERQKDLKFLTEEEYWKLQIFFTNVIQALGEHLKLRQQVIATATVYFKRFYARYSLKSIDPVLMAPTCVFLASKVEEFGVVSNTRLISAATSVLKTRFSYAFPKEFPYRMNHILECEFYLLELMDCCLIVYHPYRPLLQYVQDMGQEDMLLPLAWRIVNDTYRTDLCLLYPPFMIALACLHVACVVQQKDARQWFAELSVDMEKILEIIRVILKLYEQWKNFDERKEMATILSKMPKPKPPPNSEGEQGPNGSQNSSYNQS; this is encoded by the exons ATGGCAGGGAACTTCTGGCAGAGCTCGCACTA TTTACAATGGATTTTGGATAAACAAGATTTGTTGAAGGAACGCCAAAAGGATTTGAAATTTCTGACAGAAGAAGAATATTGGAAACTACAGATATTCTTTACTAATG tcatccAGGCTTTAGGTGAACATCTTAAATTAAGACAACAAGTTATTGCCACTGCTACAGTCTACTTCAAGAGATTCTATGCCAG ATATTCCCTAAAAAGTATAGATCCAGTATTAATGGCTCCTACGTGTGTGTTTTTGGCATCCAAAGTAGAG GAATTTGGTGTGGTCTCAAACACAAGGTTGATTTCTGCTGCTACTTCTGTAT TGAAAACTAGGTTTTCTTATGCCTTTCCGAAGGAGTTTCCTTATAGGATGAATCAT ATATTAGAATGTGAATTCTATCTTTTAGAATTAATG GATTGCTGTTTGATAGTGTATCATCCTTATAGACCTTTGCTCCAATATGTGCAGGATATGGGCCAAGAAGACATGCTGCTACCCCTCGCATG GAGGATAGTGAATGACACATATAGAACTGATCTTTGTCTACTGTACCCTCCCTTCATGATAGCCCTAG CTTGCCTGCATGTGGCCTGTGTTGTCCAGCAGAAGGATGCAAGGCAGTGGTTTGCTGAGTTGTCTGTTGATatggagaag ATTTTGGAAATAATCAGGGTCATTCTAAAACTGTATGAACAGTGGAAGAACTTTGATGAGAGGAAAGAAATGGCTACTATTCTTAGTAAGATGCCTAAACCGAAACCACCTCCAAACAG TGAAGGAGAACAGGGTCCAAATGGAAGTCAGAACTCCAGCTATAATCAGTCTTAA
- the LOC140908880 gene encoding thiosulfate sulfurtransferase/rhodanese-like domain-containing protein 3 isoform X1, with product MCLWTFKSLLALFADLVRPQHNQHSHCYCCLLHNICLRTVNVIFRNLDTAADCSLSYKELKGLLKSQMTLIDVREKWETGQFGKIPGSINIPLGEVMEALQMNPKDFKERYNQDMPAKTDHLVFSCMAGVRSKKALDIAMSLGFSRVQHYAGGLEEWAKYEPPETKQ from the exons atgtgcctttggacatttaaaagcttgctggcgctgtttgcagacttggtcagacctcagcacaaccaacattcccattgttattgctgtttgctccataatatct GTCTGAGAACTGTTAATGTGATCTTTCGTAATCTTGACACTGCTGCTGATTGTAGTCTTTCCTATAAAGAACTCAAAGGCTTGCTAAAATCCCAAATGACTCTTATTGATGTTCGAGAGAAGTGGGAAACTGGACAGTTTGGAAAAATTCCTGGCTCCATCAACATACCAT TAGGTGAGGTTATGGAAGCTCTACAGATGAACCCAAAAGACTTTAAAGAACGGTACAATCAAGATATGCCTGCTAAAACTGACCATCTAGTCTTTTCATGCATGGCAGGAGTGCGAAGCAAGAAGGCATTGGATATTGCTATGTCTTTGGGCTTCAGCAG AGTTCAGCACTATGCTGGTGGTTTGGAGGAGTGGGCAAAATATGAACCACCAGAGACAAAACAATGA
- the CCNC gene encoding cyclin-C isoform X2, whose product MAPTCVFLASKVEEFGVVSNTRLISAATSVLKTRFSYAFPKEFPYRMNHILECEFYLLELMDCCLIVYHPYRPLLQYVQDMGQEDMLLPLAWRIVNDTYRTDLCLLYPPFMIALACLHVACVVQQKDARQWFAELSVDMEKILEIIRVILKLYEQWKNFDERKEMATILSKMPKPKPPPNSEGEQGPNGSQNSSYNQS is encoded by the exons ATGGCTCCTACGTGTGTGTTTTTGGCATCCAAAGTAGAG GAATTTGGTGTGGTCTCAAACACAAGGTTGATTTCTGCTGCTACTTCTGTAT TGAAAACTAGGTTTTCTTATGCCTTTCCGAAGGAGTTTCCTTATAGGATGAATCAT ATATTAGAATGTGAATTCTATCTTTTAGAATTAATG GATTGCTGTTTGATAGTGTATCATCCTTATAGACCTTTGCTCCAATATGTGCAGGATATGGGCCAAGAAGACATGCTGCTACCCCTCGCATG GAGGATAGTGAATGACACATATAGAACTGATCTTTGTCTACTGTACCCTCCCTTCATGATAGCCCTAG CTTGCCTGCATGTGGCCTGTGTTGTCCAGCAGAAGGATGCAAGGCAGTGGTTTGCTGAGTTGTCTGTTGATatggagaag ATTTTGGAAATAATCAGGGTCATTCTAAAACTGTATGAACAGTGGAAGAACTTTGATGAGAGGAAAGAAATGGCTACTATTCTTAGTAAGATGCCTAAACCGAAACCACCTCCAAACAG TGAAGGAGAACAGGGTCCAAATGGAAGTCAGAACTCCAGCTATAATCAGTCTTAA